From a single Alphaproteobacteria bacterium genomic region:
- a CDS encoding prephenate dehydratase, whose translation MTDEADSIIAFQGAPGAYSDVACRHLYPEMSTLACASFEDVFAAVVEGQAALAMIPIENSVAGRVADIHHLMPTSDLHIIGEHFQPINHRLLAIRGAMIDGLRTVHSHVHALAQCRDLIRRLGVTPMVHTDTAAAAQEIAEREDPSMAAIGSSLAAEIYDLATLESDIEDAEHNTTRFLIMARSAITPPAAGPPAVTSFIFEVRSVPAALYKALGGFATNGVNMTKLESYMVGGNFAQAAFYADIEGHPEHRLVRLAMEELEFFSRKVRILGVYPAHPHRLSEIR comes from the coding sequence ATGACCGACGAAGCCGACAGCATCATTGCCTTTCAGGGCGCCCCCGGCGCCTATTCGGACGTCGCTTGCCGTCACCTCTATCCGGAGATGTCGACGCTCGCCTGCGCGTCGTTCGAGGATGTCTTTGCCGCCGTCGTCGAAGGCCAGGCCGCGCTGGCGATGATCCCGATCGAGAATTCGGTCGCCGGGCGGGTGGCCGACATCCATCATTTGATGCCGACGTCGGACCTCCACATCATCGGCGAGCACTTCCAGCCCATCAATCATCGTCTGTTGGCGATCCGCGGGGCCATGATCGACGGTCTCAGGACGGTGCACAGTCACGTCCACGCCCTGGCCCAGTGCCGCGACCTGATCCGCCGCCTCGGCGTCACCCCGATGGTCCACACCGACACCGCCGCCGCGGCCCAGGAGATCGCCGAGCGCGAGGATCCGTCGATGGCCGCGATCGGCTCGTCGCTGGCCGCCGAGATTTACGATTTGGCGACGCTCGAGAGCGATATCGAGGATGCCGAACACAACACGACGCGCTTCCTGATCATGGCGCGGTCGGCGATCACGCCGCCGGCCGCCGGCCCGCCGGCGGTGACCAGCTTTATCTTCGAGGTTCGCTCGGTGCCGGCGGCGCTCTACAAGGCGCTCGGCGGATTCGCCACCAACGGCGTCAATATGACCAAGCTCGAGAGCTATATGGTCGGCGGCAATTTCGCCCAGGCCGCGTTCTATGCCGACATCGAGGGTCACCCCGAGCACCGTCTGGTCCGACTGGCGATGGAAGAGTTGGAGTTTTTCTCGCGCAAGGTGCGGATTCTCGGCGTGTATCCGGCCCATCCGCATCGGTTGTCGGAAATTCGCTAA